One window of the Staphylococcus equorum genome contains the following:
- a CDS encoding tripartite tricarboxylate transporter TctB family protein: MSRLVFPVLLILFGLIYLVLTINIPKSNIGDPNSPMYFPMLVGLLLLIMSIIYFFQEFKKRHEGFTAFSQLLERKTFIRIVLTIVLTVIYALIFERLGFLISTIIFLGAIMFLINGYKRWLQNILVTVIFSGIAWYTFAQLLNVSLP, encoded by the coding sequence ATGTCACGACTTGTCTTTCCAGTATTATTAATATTATTTGGTCTTATTTATTTAGTATTAACTATAAATATACCTAAATCGAACATTGGCGATCCTAATAGTCCGATGTATTTTCCAATGTTAGTCGGTTTATTGCTTTTGATAATGAGTATTATTTATTTCTTTCAAGAATTCAAAAAACGTCATGAAGGTTTTACAGCTTTTTCACAATTACTAGAGAGGAAAACATTTATACGTATCGTCTTAACAATTGTTTTAACAGTAATATACGCTTTAATATTCGAACGTCTTGGCTTTTTAATTTCAACAATTATATTCTTAGGTGCCATTATGTTCTTAATTAACGGATATAAAAGATGGTTACAGAATATTTTAGTTACGGTGATTTTTTCTGGCATTGCATGGTACACATTCGCACAATTATTGAATGTCAGTTTACCTTAA